In Anguilla rostrata isolate EN2019 chromosome 1, ASM1855537v3, whole genome shotgun sequence, a genomic segment contains:
- the lin37 gene encoding protein lin-37 homolog isoform X2, translating into MLHVKIKTEKPGEAHADTASARSRLDAVLQGLVEKSDSEREQNDDETGKPAADSLSKDLSPSSTGKRPSSRFPQHRRKKRKEMDDGLSESSQHKQNAYIIKLFDRSVDLAQFSSGTPLYPICRAWMRNNPAARERAVSPSPPHSVGEDEVADMQNGKAQNYYRLPLPSPCPVSPSGDPVNLRIPLTDKPAASKPSEPAPESSTLLYSHMERWKKIRQKWKEASSKNQLRYSESIKILKEMYER; encoded by the exons ATGCTGCACGTTAAAATCAAGACCGAAAAACCAGGTGAAGCGC ACGCCGATACGGCTAGCGCTCGGAGCCGTCTGGATGCCGTACTACAGGGGCTAGTGGAGAAGAGCGACAGCGAGAG AGAACAGAATGACGATGAGACGGGAAAGCCAGCTGCAGATTCTCTGAGCAA GGATTTGTCTCCTTCTTCCACTGGAAAGCG gccgTCGTCACGGTTCCCACAGCACCGGCGGAAGAAGCGCAAGGAGATGGACGACGGGCTGTCGGAGAGCAGCCAGCACAAACAGA ACGCGTACATCATCAAGCTGTTCGACCGCAGTGTGGACTTGGCCCAGTTCAGCAGCGGCACGCCTCTGTACCCCATCTGCCGGGCCTGGATGCGCAACAACCCCGCCGCCAGGGAGCGGGCCgtctcccccagcccccctcacAGTGTGGGGGAGGACGAG GTGGCTGACATGCAGAACGGGAAGGCTCAGAATTATTACCGGCTCCCCCTGCCGTCTCCCTGCCCCGTCAGCCCCTCCGGAGACCCCGTCAACCTGCGCATCCCGCTCACGGACAAGCCCGCCGCCAGCAAG CCTTCTGAACCTGCTCCTGAGTCGTCTACTTTGCTGTACAGCCATATGGAACGCTGGAAGAAAATTAGACAAAA GTGGAAAGAGGCCTCGAGCAAGAACCAGCTGCGGTACAGCGAAAGCATTAAGATCCTGAAGGAGATGTATGAACGCTAG
- the lin37 gene encoding protein lin-37 homolog isoform X3: MLHVKIKTEKPDADTASARSRLDAVLQGLVEKSDSEREQNDDETGKPAADSLSKDLSPSSTGKRPSSRFPQHRRKKRKEMDDGLSESSQHKQNAYIIKLFDRSVDLAQFSSGTPLYPICRAWMRNNPAARERAVSPSPPHSVGEDEVADMQNGKAQNYYRLPLPSPCPVSPSGDPVNLRIPLTDKPAASKPSEPAPESSTLLYSHMERWKKIRQKWKEASSKNQLRYSESIKILKEMYER; encoded by the exons ATGCTGCACGTTAAAATCAAGACCGAAAAACCAG ACGCCGATACGGCTAGCGCTCGGAGCCGTCTGGATGCCGTACTACAGGGGCTAGTGGAGAAGAGCGACAGCGAGAG AGAACAGAATGACGATGAGACGGGAAAGCCAGCTGCAGATTCTCTGAGCAA GGATTTGTCTCCTTCTTCCACTGGAAAGCG gccgTCGTCACGGTTCCCACAGCACCGGCGGAAGAAGCGCAAGGAGATGGACGACGGGCTGTCGGAGAGCAGCCAGCACAAACAGA ACGCGTACATCATCAAGCTGTTCGACCGCAGTGTGGACTTGGCCCAGTTCAGCAGCGGCACGCCTCTGTACCCCATCTGCCGGGCCTGGATGCGCAACAACCCCGCCGCCAGGGAGCGGGCCgtctcccccagcccccctcacAGTGTGGGGGAGGACGAG GTGGCTGACATGCAGAACGGGAAGGCTCAGAATTATTACCGGCTCCCCCTGCCGTCTCCCTGCCCCGTCAGCCCCTCCGGAGACCCCGTCAACCTGCGCATCCCGCTCACGGACAAGCCCGCCGCCAGCAAG CCTTCTGAACCTGCTCCTGAGTCGTCTACTTTGCTGTACAGCCATATGGAACGCTGGAAGAAAATTAGACAAAA GTGGAAAGAGGCCTCGAGCAAGAACCAGCTGCGGTACAGCGAAAGCATTAAGATCCTGAAGGAGATGTATGAACGCTAG
- the lin37 gene encoding protein lin-37 homolog isoform X1 has protein sequence MHMLHTIVGRTQIGQTAGACRGGCLPANNTEPRAFADADTASARSRLDAVLQGLVEKSDSEREQNDDETGKPAADSLSKDLSPSSTGKRPSSRFPQHRRKKRKEMDDGLSESSQHKQNAYIIKLFDRSVDLAQFSSGTPLYPICRAWMRNNPAARERAVSPSPPHSVGEDEVADMQNGKAQNYYRLPLPSPCPVSPSGDPVNLRIPLTDKPAASKPSEPAPESSTLLYSHMERWKKIRQKWKEASSKNQLRYSESIKILKEMYER, from the exons ATGCACATGCTACATACAAT AGTCGGGAGGACTCAGATAGGACAGACCGCGGGCGCCTGTAGGGGTGGTTGTTTGCCGGCTAATAATACGGAACCTCGTGCCTTTGCAGACGCCGATACGGCTAGCGCTCGGAGCCGTCTGGATGCCGTACTACAGGGGCTAGTGGAGAAGAGCGACAGCGAGAG AGAACAGAATGACGATGAGACGGGAAAGCCAGCTGCAGATTCTCTGAGCAA GGATTTGTCTCCTTCTTCCACTGGAAAGCG gccgTCGTCACGGTTCCCACAGCACCGGCGGAAGAAGCGCAAGGAGATGGACGACGGGCTGTCGGAGAGCAGCCAGCACAAACAGA ACGCGTACATCATCAAGCTGTTCGACCGCAGTGTGGACTTGGCCCAGTTCAGCAGCGGCACGCCTCTGTACCCCATCTGCCGGGCCTGGATGCGCAACAACCCCGCCGCCAGGGAGCGGGCCgtctcccccagcccccctcacAGTGTGGGGGAGGACGAG GTGGCTGACATGCAGAACGGGAAGGCTCAGAATTATTACCGGCTCCCCCTGCCGTCTCCCTGCCCCGTCAGCCCCTCCGGAGACCCCGTCAACCTGCGCATCCCGCTCACGGACAAGCCCGCCGCCAGCAAG CCTTCTGAACCTGCTCCTGAGTCGTCTACTTTGCTGTACAGCCATATGGAACGCTGGAAGAAAATTAGACAAAA GTGGAAAGAGGCCTCGAGCAAGAACCAGCTGCGGTACAGCGAAAGCATTAAGATCCTGAAGGAGATGTATGAACGCTAG
- the LOC135241379 gene encoding chymotrypsin-like protease CTRL-1 has product MTTLWILCCLALVGSALGCGAPAIKPQISGYNKIVNGENAVPGSWPWQVSLQESTGFHFCGGSLVSQYWVITAAHCGVSASRHRVILGEHDRQSNVEQIQVKTIAKVISHPYYNGQNFNNDVTLLKLSSPVQFTSRISPVCLATSSTSVPAGTLCVTTGWGKTQFTSTPRYLQQVALPILSQAQCRQYWGQSRITDAMICGGASGVSSCQGDSGGPLVCERSGVWHQVGIVSWDPSNCNVRAPAVYSRISYLRQWIDQTMAYN; this is encoded by the exons ATGACCACACTCTGGATCCTATGCTGTCTGGCGCTGGTGGGCTCCGCACTTG GTTGTGGAGCGCCAGCCATTAAGCCACAGATCAGCGGCTACAACAAGATTGTGAACGGTGAGAACGCTGTGCCCGGGTCCTGGCCCTGGCAGGTGTCCCTACAG gagtCCACTGGGTTCCACTTCTGTGGGGGGTCCCTGGTCAGCCAGTACTGGGTCATCACAGCTGCCCACTGCGGGGTCTC CGCCTCCCGACACAGGGTCATCCTTGGTGAGCACGATCGCCAGTCCAATGTTGAGCAGATCCAGGTCAAGACCATCGCCAAG GTCATCTCTCACCCCTACTACAACGGCCAGAACTTCAACAACGACGTCACCCTGCTGAAGCTGTCCTCCCCGGTCCAGTTCACCTCCCGCATCTCCCCGGTGTGCCTGGCCACCTCCAGCACCAGCGTGCCAGCCGGGACCCTCTGTGTCACTACCGGCTGGGGGAAGACGCAGTTCACCT CGACCCCCCGATAtctccagcaggtggcgctccCGATACTCAGCCAGGCCCAGTGCAGGCAGTACTGGGGCCAGAGCCGCATTACTGACGCCATGATCTGCGGTGGAGCCTCGGGAGTGTCCTCTTGCCAA GGTGACTCTGGCGGGCCTCTCGTCTGTGAGAGGAGTGGAGTTTGGCACCAGGTGGGCATCGTGTCCTGGGACCCGAGCAACTGCAACGTGCGAGCGCCCGCCGTGTACTCCCGCATCTCCTACCTGCGCCAGTGGATCGACCAGACTATGGCCTACAACTAG